Proteins co-encoded in one Saprospira grandis genomic window:
- a CDS encoding SH3 domain-containing protein has protein sequence MSESSRKRRERKRAEAKAKKQQQQQKKLNLEKDPTEKKGILSVLRPIELISGGLLIGSLLLYGVSRCSRTEELPAPEVVSVDSTAAQAASSAATANLLKYYVVLDSLKFRTGPYLDSTLIRYLPHGEELISLNEVTDFEQGLRVSVDEFTREPWVKVRDKNGREGWVYGAGVRPYRKNKPAPRPPREAADEAENSNSETEQEN, from the coding sequence ATGTCAGAAAGCTCTCGGAAAAGAAGGGAAAGAAAAAGAGCCGAAGCAAAGGCCAAAAAACAGCAACAGCAGCAGAAGAAGCTCAATTTGGAGAAAGATCCTACAGAAAAAAAGGGGATTTTGTCTGTTTTGCGCCCCATTGAGTTGATTAGTGGGGGCTTGTTAATTGGTTCGCTTTTATTGTATGGGGTGTCGAGATGTAGCCGAACGGAGGAGTTGCCTGCGCCAGAAGTGGTTTCGGTGGATAGTACGGCGGCCCAAGCGGCAAGCTCAGCGGCTACGGCAAATCTGTTAAAATATTATGTCGTTTTAGATAGTCTGAAGTTTCGGACGGGCCCTTATTTGGATAGCACTTTGATTCGCTATTTGCCCCATGGGGAGGAGTTAATTTCTTTGAATGAAGTGACTGATTTTGAACAGGGCTTGCGTGTTTCTGTTGATGAATTTACGCGGGAGCCTTGGGTGAAAGTGCGAGATAAAAATGGCCGAGAAGGTTGGGTGTATGGGGCTGGCGTTCGTCCTTACCGCAAAAATAAACCTGCGCCAAGGCCCCCGAGGGAGGCCGCAGATGAGGCAGAAAATAGCAATAGCGAAACAGAACAGGAAAATTAG
- the pckA gene encoding phosphoenolpyruvate carboxykinase (ATP), with amino-acid sequence MKHVGIKNPKADLANYGLSNFATAYWNLPVPELVEHTIQLGEGVLADTGAIRIKTGKFTGRSPKDRFVVQDELTEKTVDWNSINMPFEPAKFDALYNKIAAYFADKDLYIRDAYACADDNYRLNLRLIAEKPWSAMFANNMFLRPSEEELLNANPEWTILCAPGFMANPEVDGTRQENFAIINFSKKAIIIGGTGYTGEIKKGIFSVLNYVLPQERNVLSMHCSANVGQDGDTAVFFGLSGTGKTTLSADPKRNLIGDDEHGWSEEGVFNFEGGCYAKTIDLSEEKEPQIWNAIKFGAILENMEFLPNSRTPDFADTSITQNTRVSYPIHHIDNALEPSKGGIPQNIFFLTCDAFGVLPPLSKLTPGQAMYHFISGYTAKVAGTEAGIDEPVSAFSACFGAPFLPLHPTQYAEMLGERMRKHNVNIWLVNTGWSAGPYGVGSRIALKYTRAMITAVLEGQLTDVDYQEMPVFGLHMPTSCPGVPADILNPRNTWADKAAYDVKAQDLANKFVTNFDKFKDQANEEILAAAPEATVSL; translated from the coding sequence ATGAAGCATGTAGGAATTAAAAACCCGAAGGCTGACTTGGCCAATTATGGCCTAAGCAATTTTGCGACTGCTTACTGGAACCTTCCTGTTCCCGAACTAGTAGAGCACACGATCCAACTTGGAGAAGGCGTTCTGGCTGATACAGGGGCAATCAGAATTAAAACGGGCAAATTTACAGGTCGATCGCCCAAAGATCGCTTTGTAGTACAAGATGAGCTTACGGAGAAGACCGTAGATTGGAACAGCATCAATATGCCCTTTGAGCCGGCAAAATTTGATGCGCTTTACAACAAAATTGCCGCATATTTTGCAGACAAAGACCTCTACATCCGCGATGCTTATGCTTGTGCCGATGATAACTATCGTCTAAACTTGCGTCTGATTGCAGAAAAGCCTTGGTCGGCTATGTTTGCCAACAATATGTTTTTGCGCCCTAGCGAAGAAGAACTGCTAAACGCAAATCCAGAATGGACCATTCTCTGTGCGCCTGGCTTTATGGCTAATCCTGAAGTTGACGGTACTCGCCAAGAAAACTTTGCGATTATCAACTTTAGCAAAAAGGCAATTATCATTGGGGGAACAGGCTATACTGGAGAGATTAAAAAAGGAATTTTCTCGGTGCTCAATTATGTTTTGCCCCAAGAGCGCAATGTACTTTCTATGCACTGCTCGGCCAATGTGGGCCAAGATGGCGACACTGCTGTTTTCTTTGGCCTTTCGGGCACAGGTAAAACTACGCTTTCTGCTGATCCTAAGCGCAATCTTATCGGAGACGATGAGCACGGCTGGTCAGAAGAAGGCGTTTTCAATTTTGAAGGCGGCTGTTATGCCAAAACAATTGATTTGAGTGAGGAAAAAGAACCTCAGATTTGGAATGCGATTAAGTTTGGGGCTATTCTCGAAAATATGGAGTTTTTGCCCAATAGTCGCACCCCCGATTTTGCCGATACCAGCATTACGCAAAATACTCGGGTTTCTTATCCTATTCATCATATTGATAATGCCCTAGAACCTTCTAAGGGCGGGATTCCCCAAAATATTTTCTTCCTTACCTGTGATGCTTTTGGCGTTTTGCCTCCCTTGTCTAAATTGACGCCCGGCCAAGCCATGTATCACTTTATTTCTGGCTACACGGCTAAGGTGGCCGGCACAGAAGCAGGTATCGATGAGCCCGTAAGTGCTTTCTCGGCTTGTTTTGGTGCTCCTTTCTTGCCCTTGCATCCTACTCAGTATGCCGAGATGTTGGGCGAGCGCATGCGCAAGCACAATGTGAACATCTGGTTGGTGAATACGGGCTGGTCTGCCGGTCCTTATGGTGTCGGTAGCCGCATTGCCCTAAAATATACTCGTGCGATGATCACGGCGGTATTGGAAGGTCAATTGACGGATGTAGACTATCAGGAGATGCCTGTTTTTGGTTTGCATATGCCCACTAGCTGCCCCGGCGTTCCTGCCGATATCTTGAATCCTCGTAACACTTGGGCCGATAAAGCGGCTTATGATGTGAAAGCGCAGGATTTGGCCAATAAGTTTGTTACTAACTTTGATAAATTTAAGGATCAAGCCAATGAGGAAATCCTAGCTGCTGCTCCAGAAGCAACGGTTAGCCTCTAA
- a CDS encoding DUF5106 domain-containing protein, giving the protein MNWIARSLLTFSLFCFAQGLWAQKGYDIKVKLNNYKNDTCILGYRLGDKTYVKDTAIGRNAQGYFEFKKDTLLEKGVYLILTKPTNSYFEFLVPSDEEQTLSLETKDEGGNWVKNLKIKGSKDNMAFVNYLHFLSEQAEKNRNLQTRLQELQKELDEMQGQGPKKAKLQAEKEELEQKMKKLNGEVTAYQEKMIKEQPNYLSTKLILASRQPEVPEAIAGDRLQSYYYFKKHYWDNFDFGDMRLIRTPVFQQKLDFYCDKLTVQDPDSVIASVDFILSNIIKAGDKDMYQFAAAHLLNRYANSKVICMDNVYYHIGSKYYCGAEKPEWVDPEQLEKICENVEDLRYSLCGEKAQDIKLTNIKTGLPVSLYGLKKRFVAVYFWDPSCGNCSKNSKKLVPVYEKWKDKGFEIYGICSKNIDDVDACKKKIKELGMNWINTSDKAYPLALTKKLYNVKVNPFVYLLDQEKNILYKRLDPEQIDQILTRAAEEEAKEKG; this is encoded by the coding sequence ATGAATTGGATTGCACGCAGCTTATTGACCTTTTCCTTGTTTTGTTTTGCGCAAGGACTCTGGGCCCAAAAAGGCTATGACATCAAGGTAAAATTGAATAATTATAAGAACGATACCTGTATTTTGGGCTATCGTTTGGGAGACAAAACTTATGTAAAAGATACCGCTATTGGCCGCAATGCGCAGGGTTATTTTGAGTTTAAAAAAGATACGCTCTTAGAAAAAGGAGTGTATTTAATTTTGACCAAGCCGACCAATAGTTATTTCGAGTTTTTGGTCCCTTCTGATGAGGAACAAACACTGAGCTTAGAAACTAAGGACGAAGGCGGAAATTGGGTAAAAAACCTCAAGATTAAAGGCTCTAAGGATAATATGGCCTTTGTAAATTATCTGCATTTTTTGTCTGAGCAGGCCGAAAAAAACAGAAACTTACAGACTCGTTTGCAAGAACTGCAAAAAGAGCTAGACGAAATGCAGGGCCAGGGCCCCAAGAAGGCAAAATTGCAGGCCGAAAAAGAGGAGCTGGAGCAAAAAATGAAGAAATTGAATGGGGAAGTAACGGCTTATCAGGAAAAAATGATCAAGGAGCAGCCCAACTACTTATCGACCAAGTTAATTTTGGCTTCTCGTCAGCCCGAGGTGCCCGAAGCCATTGCTGGCGACAGACTACAGTCTTATTATTATTTCAAAAAACATTATTGGGATAATTTTGACTTTGGCGATATGCGTTTGATTCGCACCCCTGTTTTTCAGCAAAAGTTAGATTTTTACTGTGATAAATTGACGGTTCAGGATCCCGACTCTGTTATTGCTTCTGTTGATTTTATTTTGAGCAATATTATTAAGGCTGGCGACAAAGATATGTATCAGTTTGCGGCTGCGCATTTGCTCAATCGCTACGCCAACAGCAAAGTAATTTGCATGGATAATGTTTATTATCATATTGGAAGCAAATATTATTGTGGGGCGGAAAAGCCAGAATGGGTAGACCCCGAACAATTGGAGAAAATTTGTGAAAATGTTGAAGATTTGCGTTATAGCCTTTGTGGAGAAAAAGCGCAGGACATTAAACTGACCAATATTAAAACGGGCTTACCCGTTAGCCTTTATGGTTTAAAAAAGCGTTTTGTGGCCGTTTATTTTTGGGACCCCAGTTGCGGAAACTGTAGCAAAAACTCTAAGAAATTGGTCCCTGTTTATGAAAAATGGAAAGACAAAGGCTTTGAAATTTATGGGATTTGCAGCAAAAACATTGATGATGTAGATGCTTGTAAGAAAAAGATCAAAGAATTGGGCATGAACTGGATCAACACCAGCGATAAGGCTTATCCTTTGGCCTTGACCAAAAAGCTTTATAATGTAAAAGTGAATCCTTTTGTCTATTTGTTGGACCAAGAAAAAAATATCTTGTACAAACGCTTAGACCCCGAGCAAATTGATCAAATTTTGACTCGTGCAGCCGAAGAAGAGGCCAAAGAAAAAGGATAA
- a CDS encoding Fic family protein → MIELSRDLLSADLYQEIKNLLGEIEEFRQSPLDKIALEKLREHFRTHHIFHSSGIEGNRLTLQETSLVLKEGIDIRGKPLKDSIEVKNLGIAFDFLYELVQQDVEITENYIKQLHSLIIGNDPTLDPGNYRNIGVIITGSEHRPPEPFEVPIKMRDLLDWIKANKDENPIIVAAIAHHEMVKIHPFKDGNGRTARLLLNLILLKSGFPICNIKRSERPDYYNALSLADEGEYEPIIEVVTKNCTELFGEYIRLRDESNRLKGWAKRLGNKDTQQELAKRKTQFELWLNKVNQIKLEFKQVVNVIDENVESYYVSFYEYPPITFEKYQQLREKGIAAGTNFFSIRFHNNETNRIVTTLMFRFYRSNKKFPPTANVIPLELNFFNAEINDFQFIAYSNHSHEINLRSFFIADNGRLIVRYANSDEKNPNWEKDHNNEVLSEVVQSFFENVFSSMLGIR, encoded by the coding sequence ATGATTGAATTAAGCAGAGACCTCCTTTCAGCAGACCTATATCAAGAAATAAAAAACCTTCTTGGGGAAATTGAAGAATTTAGACAATCGCCCTTAGATAAAATTGCTCTTGAAAAACTAAGAGAACATTTTAGAACTCATCATATATTTCATAGTTCAGGAATAGAGGGCAACCGATTAACATTACAGGAAACTTCATTAGTTCTTAAAGAAGGGATCGATATCAGAGGGAAACCCTTGAAGGATAGTATTGAAGTTAAAAACCTTGGAATTGCCTTTGATTTTTTATACGAATTAGTACAACAAGATGTAGAAATTACTGAAAATTACATCAAGCAACTTCACAGTCTAATTATAGGCAACGACCCAACTCTAGATCCTGGCAATTATAGAAATATTGGTGTGATTATAACTGGTTCAGAACACAGACCCCCAGAACCTTTTGAAGTCCCAATAAAAATGCGTGATTTACTTGATTGGATTAAAGCCAATAAAGATGAAAATCCAATCATCGTTGCTGCTATTGCTCATCATGAAATGGTAAAAATCCACCCCTTTAAAGACGGAAATGGTAGAACGGCAAGATTACTTCTAAATTTAATATTACTCAAAAGTGGATTTCCAATTTGTAATATCAAAAGAAGCGAAAGACCAGACTATTACAATGCATTAAGTTTGGCTGATGAGGGAGAATATGAGCCAATAATTGAAGTCGTTACCAAAAACTGCACTGAATTATTTGGAGAGTATATTCGACTAAGAGATGAGTCAAATAGACTAAAAGGTTGGGCAAAAAGACTTGGTAATAAAGATACTCAACAGGAGCTGGCGAAAAGAAAGACTCAATTTGAACTTTGGTTGAATAAGGTGAATCAAATTAAACTAGAGTTCAAACAAGTTGTAAATGTAATTGATGAAAACGTAGAAAGTTATTATGTTAGCTTTTATGAATATCCTCCTATTACATTTGAAAAATATCAGCAGCTCAGAGAAAAAGGAATAGCGGCAGGTACCAACTTTTTTTCCATTCGTTTTCACAATAACGAGACAAATAGAATTGTAACTACCCTAATGTTTAGGTTCTATCGCTCTAATAAAAAATTCCCACCAACAGCAAACGTAATTCCACTTGAATTGAATTTTTTTAATGCAGAAATAAATGACTTCCAATTTATTGCTTACTCCAATCATAGCCATGAAATTAACTTAAGATCATTTTTCATTGCCGATAATGGCCGTCTCATAGTTAGATATGCAAATTCAGACGAAAAAAATCCAAATTGGGAAAAAGATCATAACAATGAAGTTCTTTCTGAGGTGGTTCAGTCCTTTTTTGAAAATGTATTTTCGTCGATGCTCGGAATTAGATAA
- the mce gene encoding methylmalonyl-CoA epimerase, producing MKLEHIGIAVKDLAASNELFASLLGRAHYKIEAVESEGVSTSFFMAGESKIELLEASREDSPIAKFIEKRGEGIHHLAFEVEDIEAEMKRLQAEGYRLLNETPKRGADNKLICFLHPKSSNGVLVELCQSIKD from the coding sequence ATGAAACTAGAACACATTGGAATTGCCGTAAAAGATTTGGCAGCCAGCAACGAACTTTTTGCTAGCCTTTTGGGCCGAGCGCATTATAAAATTGAGGCCGTAGAATCGGAAGGGGTGAGCACCAGCTTTTTTATGGCTGGCGAGAGCAAAATTGAGCTTTTGGAGGCCAGCCGAGAAGATAGTCCCATTGCAAAATTTATTGAGAAAAGAGGAGAGGGGATTCATCATTTGGCCTTTGAAGTGGAAGATATTGAGGCCGAAATGAAGCGTTTGCAGGCAGAAGGTTATCGTTTGTTGAATGAAACCCCCAAACGCGGGGCCGATAACAAACTCATCTGTTTTTTGCATCCAAAGTCTAGCAATGGTGTTTTGGTAGAGCTTTGTCAAAGCATCAAGGACTAA
- the ribF gene encoding riboflavin biosynthesis protein RibF produces the protein MNIYRQLEALPKFKRAVLSMGSFDGVHLGHQHIIKQLVQLAEARDGETVLLTFDPHPRIVLAQKRGEQSSLRLLTTLEEKADILEQAGIANLVVVPFTEAFSSLSPADYLDQFLLHYFQPACIAIGYDHKFGKGRAGDIHFLREAQKSRNFELKEFDKKEVDEIAVSSTKIRRAISEGKIMLAQQLLGRPYSFSGKVVKGLQLGRKLGFPTANIAVENPYKLLPPEGIYVAQVILPNGEKKQGMLYRGPRPTLENEPNITVEVNIFDFEGDLYGQELKVEMLKYLRADVRFENLDQLSAQLAQDRLDSLAFFAQQ, from the coding sequence ATGAACATTTATCGCCAACTAGAGGCTTTGCCCAAATTTAAGCGGGCGGTGCTGAGCATGGGCTCTTTTGATGGAGTGCATTTGGGGCATCAACATATTATCAAGCAGTTGGTCCAACTAGCTGAAGCGCGAGATGGAGAGACGGTTTTGCTGACTTTTGATCCTCATCCAAGAATTGTTTTGGCCCAAAAAAGAGGGGAACAAAGTAGTTTGCGTTTGCTCACGACCCTAGAAGAAAAAGCCGATATTTTGGAGCAGGCGGGCATTGCAAACTTGGTGGTCGTTCCTTTTACCGAAGCCTTTTCTTCTTTGAGTCCCGCAGATTATTTGGATCAATTTCTACTGCATTATTTTCAGCCAGCTTGTATTGCCATTGGTTACGACCATAAGTTTGGCAAGGGGCGGGCTGGCGACATCCATTTTTTGCGAGAGGCACAAAAAAGCCGCAATTTTGAACTCAAGGAGTTTGATAAAAAGGAAGTGGATGAGATTGCTGTGAGCTCGACCAAAATTCGCAGAGCAATTTCTGAAGGCAAAATTATGCTGGCCCAACAATTATTGGGGCGGCCCTATAGTTTTTCTGGAAAAGTAGTGAAGGGCTTGCAATTGGGCCGAAAACTGGGCTTTCCCACCGCCAATATTGCCGTAGAAAATCCCTACAAACTCTTGCCGCCAGAAGGTATTTATGTGGCGCAAGTGATTTTGCCTAATGGCGAAAAAAAACAGGGGATGCTTTACCGAGGACCGCGGCCTACCTTAGAAAATGAACCGAATATTACCGTCGAAGTTAATATTTTTGATTTTGAGGGAGACCTTTATGGCCAAGAGCTCAAGGTCGAAATGCTCAAATATTTAAGAGCGGATGTTCGCTTTGAAAATCTGGACCAACTTTCGGCACAATTGGCGCAAGATCGCTTAGATAGTCTTGCCTTTTTTGCCCAACAATAA
- a CDS encoding glycosyltransferase family 2 protein, whose translation MPASKVAAQQPLVAIAILNYNGADYLERFLPSVLQTTYPNAQLFVIDNGSTDDSIDRLKKWGFERFMATADQPFPPAQSADRKIPRYYIDLPENYGFAEGYNRGLAQLQHADYYVLLNSDVEVSPDWVEPLIHCLEKSPQRAAAQPKILMEAQRNLFEYAGAAGGWMDHWGYPFCRGRIFSELEEDQGQYDQTQEVFWASGAALCVRSQLYHQFGGLDADFFAHMEEIDFCWRLKKGNYQIYVCPKSKVWHVGGGTLPPDNPRKDYLNFRNSLVCLLKNLEGGPKLFLLLYWRLLLDGLAAIRFLKDGKWGSIAAIVKAHWHFFFAFPKHWKKRAEIKERLAAYAYQKTPRFNTAGYLRKSIVWLHFAKKVKTFKELEL comes from the coding sequence ATGCCTGCTTCTAAAGTAGCCGCTCAACAGCCGCTGGTGGCTATCGCTATCCTCAATTATAATGGAGCCGATTATCTCGAGCGCTTTTTACCCTCGGTTTTGCAAACGACTTATCCGAATGCGCAACTTTTTGTGATTGACAACGGCTCTACAGACGATTCCATTGACCGACTAAAAAAATGGGGCTTCGAGCGCTTTATGGCTACGGCCGACCAGCCTTTTCCGCCGGCCCAATCTGCCGACAGAAAAATTCCACGCTATTATATTGATTTGCCCGAAAACTATGGCTTTGCCGAAGGCTACAACCGTGGCTTGGCCCAATTGCAACATGCCGATTATTATGTGTTGCTCAATTCGGATGTAGAAGTTAGTCCCGATTGGGTAGAGCCATTGATTCATTGCCTAGAAAAATCTCCGCAAAGAGCGGCCGCCCAACCCAAAATTTTGATGGAGGCCCAACGCAATTTGTTTGAATATGCTGGTGCAGCAGGGGGCTGGATGGACCATTGGGGCTATCCTTTTTGTCGCGGACGAATTTTTTCTGAATTGGAAGAAGATCAGGGGCAATATGACCAAACGCAAGAGGTTTTTTGGGCCTCTGGGGCCGCCCTTTGTGTGCGCAGCCAACTTTATCATCAGTTTGGCGGATTAGATGCCGATTTTTTTGCTCATATGGAAGAAATTGATTTTTGCTGGCGATTAAAAAAAGGCAATTACCAAATTTATGTTTGTCCAAAATCTAAGGTTTGGCATGTTGGCGGCGGCACCCTGCCCCCCGATAATCCCCGAAAAGATTATCTCAATTTTAGAAATAGTTTGGTTTGTCTGCTCAAAAATTTGGAGGGCGGGCCAAAACTTTTTCTGCTCTTATACTGGCGACTTTTACTCGATGGTCTGGCCGCTATTCGTTTTCTTAAGGATGGAAAATGGGGGAGTATTGCGGCCATTGTTAAGGCGCATTGGCATTTTTTCTTCGCTTTTCCCAAACACTGGAAAAAAAGAGCCGAAATAAAAGAGCGGCTTGCGGCCTATGCCTATCAAAAAACGCCTCGATTTAATACTGCAGGCTATTTGCGCAAAAGTATTGTCTGGCTGCATTTTGCCAAAAAGGTAAAAACCTTTAAAGAATTGGAGCTATAA
- a CDS encoding sulfite exporter TauE/SafE family protein — MPEDIYLYLLAAFGSLLAGFINTLAGSGSVITLSILMYVVGLPAKIASATIRFSILSMLGFTLPHYQRAGKINWRRDWLMVVSTALGGICGIFLLIYVDNAVFKDSMKYVFLALLFIVLFDSKRWLKETDPRSLSPFLVVPLFFLVGLYGGFIQMGVGLLFLVVTVLGAGYNIIDAGGVKLAAIASYTIFAVLLFAYSGLIRWDFALAMSVGEIAGGQLGARFAVKHPKAGLWAHRMLVVLLISVVVRAFFF; from the coding sequence ATGCCTGAAGATATTTATTTATACCTTTTGGCGGCTTTTGGAAGTTTGCTGGCGGGTTTTATCAATACTTTGGCCGGCAGTGGATCGGTCATTACGCTTTCTATTTTAATGTATGTGGTGGGTTTGCCAGCAAAAATTGCCAGTGCGACCATTCGATTTAGTATTTTGTCCATGTTGGGCTTTACCTTGCCCCATTATCAGCGGGCGGGAAAAATCAATTGGCGGCGCGACTGGTTGATGGTAGTTTCTACCGCTTTGGGCGGAATATGTGGAATTTTTCTCTTAATTTATGTCGATAATGCGGTCTTTAAGGACAGCATGAAGTACGTTTTTCTGGCCCTGCTGTTTATTGTCCTTTTTGATAGTAAACGTTGGCTCAAAGAGACGGATCCTCGCTCGCTTTCGCCTTTTTTAGTGGTGCCACTCTTTTTTTTGGTGGGCCTTTATGGAGGTTTTATCCAGATGGGCGTGGGTTTATTATTTTTGGTCGTCACGGTTTTGGGCGCGGGCTACAACATTATTGATGCGGGAGGCGTAAAATTGGCGGCTATTGCCAGTTATACTATTTTTGCGGTCCTACTTTTTGCCTATAGTGGGCTCATTCGCTGGGATTTTGCTTTGGCGATGAGTGTGGGCGAAATTGCGGGCGGGCAATTGGGCGCTCGCTTTGCGGTCAAGCACCCTAAAGCGGGACTTTGGGCGCATCGGATGTTAGTGGTCTTGCTAATTTCTGTAGTTGTCCGGGCTTTCTTCTTTTAG
- a CDS encoding TonB-dependent receptor: MKKYYLSLLLLSLLTVAWGQRKANNSGGSQLIEGLLIDAETLEPLGGVIVFVEDSYPIISTSSDADGYFRLDRVPLGRQTLKAQKAGYRTFYTDNIVLRSSKPAYLEASMEAQKDLKWGDDFRENRPLNSFSVVSTRSFNVEETQRYPGAINDPSRMALSFPAVQSYWDNNADMIIRGNPTATQTFFLEGVELLGMGHFAAPMSRNGGVSALSIALLDKSDFSAGGFAAEYGNAQSAILDMHFRKGNPNQQAYSFRFGLIGIDFSAEGPIQRGQSSFLLNYRYSTLGVLSQFGLYVVRSNVANTFQDLSFNLSWESKDRRKELRFFGLGGLGSEQWLIKEDSTNWINRLDHNSIDSRTANGTLGLKYSEVLGKGAYFQATAGASVNGTIYNVNNAPMDSTRIESNSLLVQQYSLSGVYSKKLDQKFRLKTGLNLYGQLYDLHHDYYNYDAERLDTFLATGLKFNYWARGYAQIQWNLSKRWQILAAGAFLFQGYNNTYCLEPRTALMYRPSKKTKLALSYGVYGQLLPLGTYETQTKINPNETLEIANSQHLILSWRQALRYDLSTLVEAWYQYGSNQPIGSEAGSTFWLYNQRKSFGRVPLASLGANRNYGIDLSIEKVFRRGFFLMSSLSLFRSNYRAIDNNWYRSRYDNHFVANFTTGYEWTLPKGGRLLCSARLLANGGYRYMPADTAASLAQNRMVFDESQGYSLGQSDEDVPVYYRLDFRLAYRKNYKKSSLTLSLDVQNMSNNLNNLYQPFYHFQEDRIYNAYQSGILPVIAMELDF, encoded by the coding sequence ATGAAAAAGTATTACTTAAGTTTGCTGCTCCTGAGTTTGCTAACGGTTGCCTGGGGCCAAAGAAAGGCCAACAATAGCGGCGGTAGCCAGCTAATTGAGGGCTTACTTATAGATGCAGAAACACTAGAGCCCTTAGGGGGGGTAATTGTTTTTGTAGAAGACAGTTATCCAATTATTTCTACCAGCTCAGATGCCGATGGCTATTTTCGTTTGGACCGAGTTCCTTTAGGGCGGCAAACGCTAAAGGCCCAAAAGGCGGGTTATCGGACGTTTTATACAGATAATATTGTTTTGCGCTCTTCTAAGCCCGCTTATCTAGAAGCGAGCATGGAGGCTCAAAAAGATTTGAAATGGGGCGATGATTTTAGAGAAAACCGTCCTTTGAATAGTTTTTCTGTTGTTTCTACCCGCTCTTTTAATGTGGAGGAAACGCAGCGCTACCCTGGGGCCATTAACGACCCTAGCCGAATGGCCCTTAGTTTTCCAGCCGTGCAATCTTATTGGGACAATAATGCCGACATGATTATTCGGGGAAACCCCACGGCCACCCAAACTTTTTTCTTAGAGGGCGTAGAACTCTTGGGAATGGGCCACTTTGCCGCTCCAATGAGTAGAAATGGGGGCGTTTCGGCTTTGAGTATTGCCCTGTTAGACAAATCGGATTTTTCGGCTGGTGGTTTTGCTGCCGAATATGGCAATGCGCAATCGGCTATTTTAGATATGCACTTTAGAAAGGGGAACCCCAACCAACAAGCCTATAGTTTTCGCTTTGGTTTGATTGGTATTGATTTTAGTGCAGAGGGCCCGATTCAAAGAGGGCAGAGTAGTTTTTTGCTCAATTATCGCTATTCTACTTTGGGGGTACTTTCTCAGTTTGGGCTTTATGTGGTCCGTTCTAATGTAGCCAATACCTTTCAGGATTTATCCTTTAATTTGAGTTGGGAATCTAAGGACCGCCGCAAAGAGCTTCGCTTTTTTGGTTTGGGGGGCTTGGGCTCCGAGCAATGGCTCATTAAAGAAGATTCTACCAATTGGATTAACCGCTTGGACCATAATAGCATTGACAGCCGGACGGCAAATGGTACTTTGGGCCTAAAATACAGTGAAGTTTTGGGGAAGGGCGCTTATTTTCAGGCTACGGCTGGCGCTTCGGTCAACGGAACAATTTATAATGTGAACAATGCGCCTATGGATTCTACACGTATAGAATCGAATAGTTTGTTGGTGCAGCAGTATAGCCTTTCTGGGGTCTACAGTAAAAAGTTGGACCAAAAATTTAGGCTAAAAACAGGCTTAAACCTCTATGGGCAGTTGTATGATTTGCATCATGACTATTATAATTATGATGCAGAGCGCTTGGATACTTTTTTGGCCACCGGCCTAAAATTTAATTATTGGGCAAGAGGCTATGCACAAATTCAATGGAATCTCTCTAAACGTTGGCAAATTTTGGCCGCTGGAGCTTTCCTTTTTCAGGGTTACAACAATACTTATTGTTTGGAGCCCCGAACGGCTTTGATGTATCGCCCGAGCAAGAAAACAAAGTTGGCCCTATCTTATGGTGTTTATGGTCAATTGTTGCCTTTGGGGACCTATGAAACCCAAACTAAGATCAACCCCAATGAAACCTTAGAAATTGCCAACTCGCAGCATTTGATTTTGAGTTGGCGGCAGGCGCTTCGCTACGATTTATCTACTTTGGTAGAAGCTTGGTATCAGTACGGAAGCAATCAGCCGATTGGCAGTGAGGCGGGCAGTACCTTTTGGTTGTACAATCAGCGGAAGAGCTTTGGCCGTGTTCCGCTTGCTTCTTTGGGGGCCAACCGAAATTACGGCATTGATCTAAGCATTGAGAAAGTATTTCGCAGAGGGTTTTTCCTGATGAGTTCGCTCTCGCTTTTTCGGTCTAATTACCGAGCAATTGATAATAATTGGTACCGCAGCCGCTACGATAATCATTTTGTGGCCAATTTTACTACGGGCTATGAATGGACCTTGCCCAAGGGCGGGCGTTTGTTGTGCAGTGCTCGTTTGTTGGCCAATGGCGGTTACCGTTATATGCCCGCAGATACGGCGGCTTCTTTGGCCCAAAACCGAATGGTTTTTGACGAAAGCCAGGGCTATAGCCTTGGGCAATCCGATGAAGATGTCCCGGTTTATTATCGGCTAGATTTTCGTTTGGCCTACCGAAAAAATTATAAAAAATCCTCGCTTACGCTTTCTTTGGATGTGCAGAATATGAGTAATAATCTCAATAATTTGTATCAGCCGTTTTATCATTTTCAAGAAGATCGGATCTATAATGCGTATCAGAGTGGAATTTTACCCGTGATTGCGATGGAACTAGATTTTTAG